In the Haloferula helveola genome, one interval contains:
- a CDS encoding DUF1287 domain-containing protein, with the protein MRSILCLLLLSMVGGFLRAETGKKIVEAARTQIGVTTLYDPAYVGLDYPGGDVPKERGVCTDVVVRALRKGIAADLQKLVHEDMRANFAKYPKNWGLKRPDRNIDHRRVPNLKTYFKRQGYSKDVTKKPSDYQPGDLVTCTVPPNLPHIMIVSDRRNEDGRPLVIHNIGRGAKEEDRLFDFPITGHYRWK; encoded by the coding sequence ATGCGAAGTATTCTCTGCCTTCTTCTCCTCAGCATGGTCGGTGGTTTCCTGCGTGCGGAGACCGGCAAGAAGATCGTCGAGGCCGCCCGGACCCAGATCGGCGTGACCACCCTCTACGACCCAGCCTACGTCGGCCTCGACTACCCCGGCGGCGACGTTCCGAAGGAACGCGGCGTTTGCACCGACGTCGTCGTCCGCGCGCTGCGGAAGGGCATCGCTGCCGACCTTCAGAAGCTCGTTCACGAGGACATGAGGGCGAACTTCGCCAAGTATCCGAAAAACTGGGGGCTCAAGCGACCCGATCGGAATATCGACCATCGCCGGGTTCCCAACCTCAAGACCTACTTCAAGCGGCAGGGATATTCCAAAGACGTCACCAAGAAGCCGTCCGACTACCAACCCGGTGACCTCGTCACCTGCACCGTGCCGCCGAACCTCCCGCACATCATGATCGTCAGCGACCGGCGCAACGAGGACGGCAGACCTCTGGTGATCCACAACATCGGCAGGGGCGCGAAGGAAGAGGACCGGCTGTTCGACTTCCCGATCACCGGCCACTACCGGTGGAAATGA
- a CDS encoding FAD-binding domain-containing protein has protein sequence MRFPPTRDTAIERLESFLPNAAKYAKLRNFDFGPAERSNVSGLSPYLRTRLITEDEVSRAVLGRFAASSVDKFLQEVAWRTYWKGWLEMRPQVWDRYLSDLDGLDRSDDYDAAIAGRTGIDCFDSWARELVEHGYLHNHTRMWFASIWVFTLRLPWQLGADFFMRHLLDGDPASNTLSWRWVAGLHTKGKHYLARASNIAKYTDGRFNPTGQLDESAGPLPQDHEFERMPLELQDFSPPDGRIGHLVLADDLAPPPCEVMSTGVATECLREAAQPVHNFLRGALEDTRQRYGGVALTGDLGEAVQAWVADEKLDAIVVARPAVGPWRQVLDNLEAGVPVHPFVREWDRKLWPSATAGFFKLRKQLPKFFDSLAVSG, from the coding sequence GTGAGATTCCCTCCGACCCGAGACACGGCGATCGAACGACTCGAGTCGTTTCTCCCGAACGCCGCGAAATACGCCAAACTCCGCAACTTCGACTTCGGCCCCGCCGAGCGGTCGAACGTTTCGGGCCTGTCCCCTTACCTTCGCACCCGCCTGATCACCGAAGATGAGGTCAGCCGGGCCGTGCTCGGGCGCTTCGCGGCGTCGAGTGTCGACAAATTCCTGCAGGAAGTCGCGTGGCGGACCTACTGGAAGGGCTGGCTGGAAATGCGTCCTCAGGTCTGGGATCGCTACCTTTCGGACCTCGACGGGCTCGACCGATCCGACGACTACGATGCCGCCATCGCAGGACGCACGGGCATCGACTGTTTCGACAGCTGGGCGCGCGAGTTGGTCGAGCACGGCTATCTTCACAACCACACCCGTATGTGGTTCGCCAGCATCTGGGTTTTCACGCTCCGGCTTCCTTGGCAGCTCGGCGCCGACTTCTTCATGCGACACCTGCTCGACGGCGACCCGGCGTCCAACACGCTGTCGTGGCGCTGGGTCGCGGGCCTCCACACGAAGGGCAAACACTACCTCGCGCGAGCTTCGAACATCGCGAAGTACACGGACGGCCGGTTCAATCCCACGGGCCAGCTCGACGAGTCCGCCGGTCCGCTGCCACAAGATCATGAGTTCGAACGAATGCCCCTTGAGTTGCAGGATTTCTCCCCACCAGACGGCAGGATCGGCCACCTCGTCCTTGCGGATGACCTCGCGCCGCCACCCTGCGAGGTGATGTCTACCGGCGTTGCCACCGAGTGTCTCCGGGAAGCGGCGCAACCGGTTCACAATTTCCTGCGGGGCGCTCTGGAAGACACACGGCAGAGATACGGAGGCGTCGCACTGACCGGCGACCTTGGCGAAGCCGTCCAGGCGTGGGTGGCCGACGAGAAACTCGATGCCATCGTCGTCGCACGTCCCGCGGTCGGCCCATGGCGTCAGGTTCTGGATAACCTCGAAGCCGGAGTGCCGGTCCATCCCTTCGTCCGCGAGTGGGATCGCAAACTCTGGCCCTCTGCCACCGCGGGCTTCTTCAAGCTCCGCAAGCAGCTGCCGAAGTTCTTCGATTCCCTCGCCGTATCGGGATGA
- a CDS encoding ADP-ribosylglycohydrolase family protein produces the protein MSSNAFLGSRVADAVAMPVHWYYDREALQRDYGPIDGYQAPRNPHPDSILWRSTYVALNSDGDILRDQARYWGQRGIHYHQFLEAGENTLNFRLATELVRWSTERGGYDPDRWLERYVEVMLTQGWHRDTYVEEYHRGFFTRYAQGKALRKCSIRDEHIGGLAQVPALFSLLDDLPLDEKRRIVREHVGLTHAHANVLRAADTLCRLLHRIHEGVGLREAILSEAGDWISTRKCEKWATQPDEHVVGQRFSPACYIDQAMPAALFLAWKCHDDFDRGIIANAMVGGDNCHRGAVVGALLGAACGIHPRWIEGLHQPPEPAAAS, from the coding sequence ATGAGTTCCAACGCCTTCCTCGGCTCGCGGGTCGCGGACGCAGTGGCCATGCCGGTCCACTGGTACTACGACCGCGAGGCCCTTCAACGCGACTACGGCCCGATCGACGGCTATCAGGCCCCGCGCAATCCCCACCCCGATTCCATCCTTTGGCGATCGACCTACGTGGCTCTGAATTCCGATGGCGACATCCTGCGCGACCAAGCCCGCTACTGGGGCCAGCGCGGTATCCACTACCACCAGTTCCTCGAGGCCGGTGAGAACACGCTGAATTTCCGCCTCGCGACGGAACTCGTCCGCTGGTCCACCGAACGCGGCGGCTACGATCCGGATCGCTGGCTGGAACGCTACGTCGAAGTCATGCTCACTCAGGGCTGGCATCGCGATACCTATGTCGAAGAATACCATCGGGGATTCTTCACCCGCTACGCCCAAGGAAAGGCCCTGAGAAAGTGCTCGATCCGGGATGAGCACATCGGCGGACTCGCGCAGGTCCCGGCCTTGTTCAGCCTGCTCGACGACCTTCCTTTGGACGAGAAACGTAGGATCGTTCGCGAGCATGTCGGCCTGACCCACGCCCACGCCAACGTGCTGCGCGCCGCCGACACTCTGTGCCGACTGCTCCATCGGATCCATGAGGGAGTCGGACTCCGGGAGGCGATCCTGAGCGAAGCGGGCGACTGGATCTCGACGCGCAAGTGCGAGAAGTGGGCCACCCAGCCCGACGAGCACGTCGTCGGCCAACGCTTCAGCCCAGCCTGCTACATCGATCAGGCCATGCCCGCCGCTCTCTTCCTGGCTTGGAAATGCCACGACGATTTTGACCGCGGCATCATTGCCAATGCCATGGTCGGTGGAGACAACTGCCACCGGGGTGCCGTCGTCGGAGCGCTGCTCGGCGCCGCATGCGGCATCCACCCGCGATGGATCGAAGGTCTTCACCAACCACCCGAACCCGCCGCCGCATCGTGA
- the hemL gene encoding glutamate-1-semialdehyde 2,1-aminomutase: MHTGPLSQKLFATAKEMIPGGVNSPVRAFRNVGGEPFFVRRAKGSRIEDVDGKTYIDYIGSWGPNILGHAPAVITNTIHEVAKDGVSFGIPNPFEVEMARTITEWVPSVEKVRMCNSGTEATMSAIRLARGFTKRDLIVKFDGCYHGHSDSLLVAAGSGALTHGEPDSAGVPADFAKNTIVLPYNHPEALESLFAEKGDRIAAIIVESYPANAGFVLPQPGYLDLLCSITRTYGSLLIFDEVMTGFRLGKAGVQGLEGIKPDLSCFGKVIGGGLPVGAFGGRADVMDMLAPDGPVYQAGTLSGNPLAMAAGLAQLKELGKTSGYPRLEELGAHFEKGLRQLLSEKGVPHRLNRVGSMFCLFFTDREIINVDDVMKQDLEFFRKFFWACLDKGIYLAPSPYETGFLSLAHTEADLDDTLSVFAEALATI; the protein is encoded by the coding sequence ATGCACACCGGACCGCTCTCGCAAAAGCTCTTCGCCACGGCCAAGGAGATGATTCCCGGCGGGGTGAACTCGCCCGTCCGCGCCTTCCGCAACGTCGGCGGAGAGCCGTTCTTCGTCCGCCGGGCCAAGGGCAGCCGGATCGAGGATGTCGATGGCAAGACCTACATCGACTACATCGGCTCGTGGGGCCCGAACATTCTCGGACACGCCCCGGCGGTGATCACCAATACGATCCACGAAGTCGCCAAGGACGGCGTCTCCTTCGGCATCCCGAACCCCTTCGAGGTGGAGATGGCCCGCACCATCACCGAGTGGGTGCCGTCGGTGGAAAAGGTCCGGATGTGCAATTCCGGGACCGAGGCAACGATGTCGGCAATCCGACTCGCGCGCGGATTCACCAAACGCGACCTGATCGTGAAATTCGACGGCTGCTACCACGGCCACAGCGACTCGCTGCTGGTGGCCGCAGGCTCCGGCGCCCTGACCCACGGCGAGCCGGACTCGGCCGGAGTCCCTGCCGACTTCGCGAAGAATACCATCGTCCTTCCCTACAATCACCCCGAGGCGCTCGAATCGCTCTTCGCCGAGAAGGGCGACCGGATCGCGGCGATCATTGTCGAATCCTATCCCGCCAACGCCGGATTCGTGTTGCCCCAGCCCGGCTACCTCGACCTGCTCTGCTCGATCACGCGCACCTACGGCTCACTGCTGATCTTTGACGAGGTGATGACCGGCTTCCGCCTCGGCAAAGCCGGCGTGCAGGGACTCGAGGGCATCAAGCCGGACCTCAGCTGCTTCGGCAAGGTGATCGGCGGCGGGCTGCCGGTCGGGGCTTTCGGCGGACGTGCCGATGTCATGGACATGCTGGCGCCCGACGGTCCCGTCTACCAGGCCGGCACGCTTTCCGGCAACCCGCTGGCGATGGCGGCCGGACTGGCACAGCTCAAGGAGCTCGGCAAGACCTCCGGTTACCCGCGACTGGAGGAACTCGGCGCCCACTTCGAGAAGGGACTGCGCCAGCTGCTCTCCGAAAAGGGCGTCCCGCACCGCCTCAACCGGGTCGGATCGATGTTCTGCCTGTTCTTCACCGATCGTGAGATCATCAACGTCGATGACGTCATGAAGCAGGACCTCGAGTTCTTCCGGAAGTTCTTCTGGGCCTGCCTCGACAAAGGCATCTACCTCGCCCCGAGCCCCTACGAGACCGGCTTCCTGTCTCTCGCCCACACCGAAGCCGACCTCGACGACACGCTGTCCGTCTTCGCGGAGGCGCTGGCGACGATCTAG
- a CDS encoding superoxide dismutase [Ni], whose product MKRTFALLLPAVFALAPVAEISAHCQVPCGIYDDNNVINSMHTDWVTIEKAAKQIDELSKDPSANAHQLTRWIMNKESHAQAIQDKVLNYFLAQRLKPDADGYVEKLKLCHEVIVTAMKCKQSTDAANVEALHDLMHKFEDAFGEKEEK is encoded by the coding sequence ATGAAACGAACCTTCGCCCTCCTCCTTCCCGCCGTTTTCGCACTCGCCCCGGTTGCCGAGATTTCGGCCCACTGCCAGGTCCCCTGCGGCATTTATGACGACAACAACGTGATCAACTCGATGCACACCGACTGGGTGACGATCGAGAAGGCCGCCAAGCAGATCGACGAGCTCAGCAAGGATCCCTCGGCCAACGCCCACCAGCTCACCCGCTGGATCATGAACAAGGAGTCCCACGCCCAGGCGATCCAGGACAAGGTGCTCAACTATTTCCTCGCCCAGCGGCTCAAGCCGGATGCCGATGGCTACGTCGAGAAGCTCAAGCTCTGCCACGAGGTGATCGTCACCGCGATGAAGTGCAAGCAGTCGACCGACGCCGCCAACGTCGAGGCTCTCCACGACCTGATGCACAAGTTCGAGGACGCATTCGGCGAAAAGGAGGAGAAATGA
- a CDS encoding RecQ family ATP-dependent DNA helicase produces MPETLLKERFGHAEFREGQREVVEGLVAGRSMLAVFPTGGGKSLCYQLPALMIEGVTLVISPLIALMKDQVDALRGKGIGAARLDSSLSQEAYAEVMDGLRDGSVKLLYVAPERLANEGFRQRLKRMDIGMVAIDEAHCISEWGHNFRPDYLKLAKLCRDLKVPRVLCLTATATPSVASDIRREFRIKREDHIQLSFHRQNLDLRVTPVSSKERKALLLQKVEAVGGAVVVYVTLQHTAEEVATYLKRHGVSAQAYHAGMPPEFRAEAQEKFMSGAVRVVVATIAFGMGIDKADIRAVFHYNLPKSIENYSQETGRAGRDGEMSVCEMLACGDDLVTLENFIYGDTPTPEAVRHLVDHTLRLGTEFDVSVYELSTVNDIRPLVVTTLLTYLELEGVIAATRPFYATYSVRLIRDFEQVLNGYDARRKSFLRKIFAAAKEGRSWSRFEIDHVAMETGESRDRIVAALTHLDEAGDVALKKGGVRQGYRLLKPEVDVREVARRLDERFRKREEADLARLREVVELAESEGCLTGFVTGHFGEDIDSCGHCDRCRDEPPQTLPREEAPDPVLEDLALIQSLRDEGHAALKSSRQLARFLCGISSPAAQRARLTRHDAFGMLERMPFDRVLELANETL; encoded by the coding sequence ATGCCCGAGACGCTGCTGAAAGAACGCTTCGGCCACGCGGAATTCCGCGAGGGCCAGAGGGAGGTGGTCGAGGGCCTGGTGGCAGGGAGGTCGATGCTCGCGGTGTTCCCGACGGGGGGTGGCAAGTCGCTCTGCTACCAACTGCCGGCGCTGATGATCGAGGGCGTGACGCTGGTGATTTCTCCGCTGATCGCCTTGATGAAGGACCAGGTGGACGCGCTGCGCGGGAAAGGTATCGGTGCCGCCCGCCTCGACTCCTCGCTTAGCCAGGAGGCATACGCGGAAGTCATGGACGGCCTGCGTGACGGTTCCGTGAAGCTGCTCTACGTCGCTCCGGAACGCCTCGCCAACGAGGGGTTTCGGCAACGCCTGAAGCGGATGGATATCGGAATGGTTGCGATCGATGAGGCCCACTGCATTTCCGAGTGGGGCCACAATTTCCGGCCCGACTACCTGAAGCTCGCGAAGCTCTGCAGGGACCTCAAGGTGCCGCGGGTTCTCTGTCTGACCGCCACCGCGACGCCGTCGGTGGCATCCGACATCCGCCGTGAGTTCCGAATCAAGCGCGAGGACCACATCCAGCTCTCGTTCCATCGCCAGAACCTCGACCTTCGGGTTACGCCGGTCTCCTCCAAGGAGCGCAAGGCGCTGCTCTTGCAGAAAGTCGAAGCGGTCGGGGGTGCGGTGGTGGTCTACGTCACCCTGCAGCACACGGCCGAAGAGGTGGCGACCTACCTGAAGCGCCACGGTGTTTCCGCGCAGGCCTATCACGCCGGAATGCCGCCGGAATTCCGGGCCGAGGCGCAGGAAAAGTTCATGAGCGGCGCCGTGCGGGTGGTGGTCGCGACCATTGCCTTCGGCATGGGCATCGACAAGGCGGACATCCGCGCCGTGTTCCACTACAACCTGCCGAAGTCGATCGAGAACTACTCGCAGGAAACCGGTCGCGCGGGGCGTGACGGAGAAATGTCGGTCTGCGAGATGCTCGCCTGTGGCGACGATCTGGTGACGCTTGAGAACTTCATCTACGGCGACACGCCGACGCCTGAGGCGGTCCGTCACCTCGTCGATCACACGCTGCGTCTCGGCACGGAATTCGATGTCTCGGTGTATGAACTCTCGACGGTCAACGACATCCGCCCGCTGGTTGTGACCACCTTGCTGACCTACCTCGAGCTCGAAGGGGTGATCGCAGCCACCCGGCCGTTCTATGCGACCTATTCGGTGCGGTTGATCCGCGATTTCGAGCAGGTGCTCAACGGCTACGATGCCCGCCGTAAGTCATTTCTGCGGAAGATCTTCGCCGCGGCCAAGGAGGGAAGGAGCTGGTCGCGTTTCGAAATCGACCATGTGGCGATGGAGACGGGCGAGTCGCGCGACCGGATCGTGGCGGCGCTGACGCATCTCGATGAAGCGGGTGACGTGGCCCTGAAGAAGGGCGGCGTGAGGCAGGGCTACCGGTTGCTGAAACCCGAGGTGGATGTGCGGGAGGTGGCCCGGCGACTCGACGAACGTTTCCGCAAGCGCGAGGAGGCGGATCTGGCTCGGCTTAGGGAGGTGGTTGAACTGGCCGAGTCCGAAGGCTGCCTCACGGGTTTTGTGACGGGGCATTTCGGTGAAGACATCGACAGCTGCGGCCACTGCGACCGGTGCCGGGATGAACCACCACAAACCTTGCCCAGAGAGGAGGCACCGGATCCGGTCCTTGAAGATCTTGCCCTGATCCAATCACTCCGTGACGAAGGCCATGCGGCCCTCAAGTCGTCCAGACAACTGGCGCGTTTCCTTTGCGGCATCAGCAGCCCGGCCGCCCAGCGGGCACGGCTGACGCGTCATGACGCCTTTGGAATGCTCGAGCGGATGCCCTTCGATCGGGTTCTTGAGCTGGCAAACGAGACGCTCTGA
- a CDS encoding MIP/aquaporin family protein — MKLPAWLIGEFLGTFILVFFGCGSVAAAVLTGAQVGIFQIAIVWGIAIALAIHLTGSLSGAHLNPAVTVAMAVFGGFEKRLVPGYLAVQLLSAFTAAAVLHVIFASAFSDFETLNGITRGEPGSEASAMIYGEYFPNPGGKALDTVTKESLPMWRAFLVEAIGTALLLLAICGLTDESNRGRSPLLAAVGIGLTVTILISVIAPLTQGAFNPARDLGPRLFSSLAGWKTLPFTFNGHGWWFVYILAPFTGGLAGAALHRFILAPAYRS, encoded by the coding sequence ATGAAACTCCCCGCCTGGCTGATCGGTGAATTCCTCGGCACCTTCATCCTCGTGTTCTTCGGCTGCGGCAGCGTCGCCGCTGCGGTGCTCACAGGCGCGCAGGTCGGGATTTTCCAGATCGCCATCGTCTGGGGCATCGCCATCGCGCTCGCGATCCACCTCACCGGCTCGCTGAGCGGCGCCCACCTCAACCCGGCGGTCACGGTCGCGATGGCGGTCTTCGGTGGGTTCGAGAAACGGCTGGTCCCGGGATACCTTGCCGTCCAACTCCTTTCGGCATTTACGGCAGCCGCCGTACTTCACGTGATCTTCGCTTCAGCCTTCTCGGACTTCGAAACACTGAACGGAATCACCCGCGGCGAACCGGGCAGCGAGGCGTCGGCGATGATCTACGGCGAGTATTTCCCGAATCCGGGCGGCAAAGCGCTCGACACGGTCACGAAAGAATCGCTGCCGATGTGGAGGGCATTCCTGGTCGAAGCCATCGGCACGGCGCTCCTGCTGCTTGCGATATGCGGGCTCACCGATGAGTCCAACAGAGGCCGATCGCCGCTTCTCGCTGCCGTCGGAATCGGACTCACCGTCACCATCCTGATTTCGGTCATCGCACCGCTCACCCAAGGCGCGTTCAACCCGGCCCGCGATCTCGGACCCCGATTGTTCTCCTCACTCGCGGGCTGGAAAACCCTGCCCTTCACCTTCAATGGCCACGGCTGGTGGTTCGTCTACATCCTCGCCCCCTTCACCGGCGGCCTCGCGGGCGCCGCCCTTCACCGCTTCATCCTCGCCCCGGCCTATCGGAGCTGA
- a CDS encoding arsenate reductase ArsC, whose product MILVLCTGNSCRSHMAEGILQRALGSEFEVASAGSNPAGYVHPLAIRALDEIGIDISSHTSKHLDLFLSKDVETVITVCGNADQACPTFPGQANRHHYPFDDPAHAEGDEEQQMAVFRRVRDEILRVFTAYADGRLDQK is encoded by the coding sequence ATGATCCTCGTTCTTTGCACCGGCAACTCCTGCCGCTCCCACATGGCCGAAGGCATCCTCCAGCGCGCGCTCGGCTCCGAGTTCGAAGTCGCCTCCGCAGGATCCAATCCGGCCGGCTACGTCCATCCGCTCGCCATCCGGGCGCTGGATGAGATCGGCATCGATATCTCCAGTCACACCTCGAAGCACCTCGACCTCTTCCTTTCAAAGGACGTCGAGACCGTGATCACCGTCTGCGGCAATGCCGACCAGGCCTGCCCGACCTTTCCCGGACAGGCGAACCGGCATCACTACCCCTTCGACGACCCGGCCCACGCCGAGGGCGACGAGGAACAGCAGATGGCCGTCTTCCGGCGCGTGCGCGACGAGATCCTGCGCGTCTTCACCGCCTACGCCGACGGCCGCCTCGACCAGAAATGA
- a CDS encoding DUF6428 family protein, which produces MTVTSFLELLRRYPDAGITIRLPDGNDVPAHFHITEVGHLVKSFIDCGGKRHHAGSCLLQVWVADDTDHRLTAGKLLGIFERTDGLLPSNELPVEIEHEAPVLTQMPVTGCDATPEELVFHTEFKKADCLAKELCIPDFSLPGLPGQSCTPGSGCC; this is translated from the coding sequence ATGACCGTCACCTCATTTCTCGAACTGCTCCGCCGGTACCCCGACGCCGGCATCACCATCCGCCTTCCCGACGGCAACGACGTGCCCGCCCACTTCCACATCACCGAAGTCGGTCACCTCGTGAAGTCGTTCATCGACTGCGGTGGCAAGCGCCACCACGCAGGATCCTGCCTGCTCCAGGTGTGGGTGGCTGACGATACCGACCACCGTCTGACCGCGGGCAAGCTGCTCGGCATCTTCGAGCGCACCGACGGGCTACTGCCGTCCAACGAGCTGCCGGTCGAGATCGAACACGAAGCTCCCGTGCTCACCCAGATGCCGGTCACCGGCTGCGACGCGACACCGGAGGAACTTGTCTTCCACACCGAGTTCAAGAAGGCCGACTGCCTCGCCAAGGAACTCTGCATCCCCGACTTCTCCCTTCCCGGACTGCCGGGCCAATCCTGCACCCCCGGCAGCGGCTGCTGCTGA
- a CDS encoding metalloregulator ArsR/SmtB family transcription factor produces the protein MSALSIDARVSAIKALAHPTRLRIAEALAAGPLCVSEIHALTEADLSTVSKHLSLMREAGWLSCEKQGQHIHYRLACDCLDTFLRCVDSLGCGDSNCC, from the coding sequence ATGTCGGCACTGTCCATCGATGCCCGCGTTTCCGCGATCAAGGCGCTCGCCCATCCGACCCGGCTTCGGATCGCCGAGGCGCTCGCTGCGGGACCGCTATGCGTTTCGGAAATCCATGCCCTCACCGAGGCCGACCTCTCGACGGTCTCGAAGCACCTTTCGCTGATGCGCGAGGCCGGCTGGCTGTCCTGCGAGAAACAGGGACAGCACATCCACTACCGGCTTGCCTGCGACTGCCTCGACACTTTCCTGCGCTGCGTCGATTCCCTCGGCTGTGGCGACTCCAACTGCTGCTGA
- a CDS encoding type II secretion system protein has product MKPQALRKKAECFKPTRRRGFTLVELMVTIVIVAALAAITLAVTGKMRKKAAKVTAINALRDVASANAGYSTENFGNINTLKWAGDPEEGRPFVGNSFWGRFQEFLFVGATATNQKKLKEQINQGLDQMFNTSDADTMTGTPFKGTKVYHDSSGLPVPIGFNSKLYKWGNFVKLSQLKDPGNTIYAAYGFGMFDQADGQSYVEMRTDGSKPDCNIHYFDDKKALVAYLDGRVEFVSPPMPDRKFGDPG; this is encoded by the coding sequence ATGAAACCCCAAGCTCTTCGTAAGAAAGCGGAATGCTTCAAGCCCACACGCCGTCGTGGCTTCACGCTGGTGGAACTGATGGTCACGATCGTGATCGTCGCGGCATTGGCGGCGATCACTCTGGCGGTGACCGGGAAGATGCGGAAGAAGGCCGCGAAGGTCACCGCGATCAACGCGCTCCGGGATGTCGCATCGGCGAATGCAGGCTACAGCACCGAGAACTTCGGCAACATCAACACGCTCAAGTGGGCGGGCGATCCGGAGGAAGGAAGGCCGTTTGTCGGCAACTCATTCTGGGGCCGCTTTCAGGAATTCCTCTTCGTGGGAGCGACGGCGACCAACCAGAAGAAGCTCAAGGAGCAGATCAACCAGGGGCTCGACCAGATGTTCAATACCTCGGATGCCGACACCATGACGGGGACGCCGTTCAAAGGCACCAAGGTGTATCATGACAGCTCGGGGCTGCCGGTGCCGATCGGGTTCAACAGCAAGCTCTACAAGTGGGGGAATTTCGTGAAGCTGAGCCAGCTCAAGGATCCGGGGAATACGATCTATGCCGCCTACGGCTTCGGGATGTTCGATCAGGCCGACGGCCAGTCGTATGTCGAGATGCGGACCGACGGCTCGAAGCCGGATTGCAACATCCACTACTTCGACGACAAGAAGGCGCTGGTGGCCTACCTCGACGGTCGGGTCGAGTTCGTTTCTCCCCCGATGCCGGATCGCAAGTTCGGCGATCCGGGTTGA